A single region of the Persephonella hydrogeniphila genome encodes:
- the cas1b gene encoding type I-B CRISPR-associated endonuclease Cas1b, with protein MKKPIYIFNDGELKRKDNTLFFVKENEKKTIPVNAVSEIHVFGEIELNKRVLEFFTKNKIPIFFYNYYGYYIGSYYPREYLNSGLIVLRQAEFYLDEKERVYLAKSFVQGAISNMLKNFSYYKKSKEKYIKPYINEIEEKSKEIISRKNISSLMALEGEIRKIYYEAFNIILNIGDFHFDKRTKRPPENPLNALISFGNSLIYTTVLSQIYRTHLDPRIGYLHETNQRSFSLNLDLAEIFKPVIVDRIIFSLVNKKQIQLKHFDSDINYSYLNEKGKQIFIRAFEDRLSNTIKYKNYKISEKIRNCL; from the coding sequence ATGAAAAAGCCAATTTATATTTTTAATGATGGAGAGCTTAAAAGAAAAGATAATACACTCTTCTTTGTAAAAGAGAATGAGAAAAAAACAATACCTGTAAATGCTGTTTCTGAAATTCATGTTTTTGGAGAAATTGAACTAAACAAAAGAGTTTTAGAATTTTTCACCAAAAATAAAATACCTATCTTTTTCTATAATTACTACGGATACTACATTGGAAGTTACTATCCCCGTGAATACTTAAATTCTGGCTTAATAGTTTTAAGACAGGCAGAATTTTATCTTGACGAAAAAGAAAGAGTTTATTTAGCAAAAAGTTTTGTCCAAGGAGCAATCTCAAATATGCTAAAAAACTTTTCGTACTACAAAAAATCTAAAGAAAAGTATATAAAACCATATATTAATGAGATTGAAGAAAAATCAAAAGAAATAATTAGCAGAAAAAACATTAGTTCTTTAATGGCATTAGAAGGAGAAATAAGGAAAATATACTACGAAGCATTTAATATTATCCTGAACATTGGAGATTTCCATTTTGATAAAAGAACAAAAAGGCCACCAGAGAATCCACTAAATGCCTTAATTAGTTTTGGAAACTCACTTATCTATACAACAGTTCTTTCCCAGATTTACAGAACACATCTCGATCCAAGAATAGGCTACCTGCACGAAACAAATCAGAGAAGTTTCAGTTTGAACCTTGATCTGGCGGAAATTTTTAAGCCGGTTATTGTAGATAGAATTATCTTTAGTTTGGTAAATAAGAAACAGATTCAACTGAAACATTTTGATTCTGATATAAACTACTCATATTTAAATGAAAAAGGAAAGCAGATATTCATAAGAGCATTTGAAGATAGATTGTCAAATACTATCAAGTATAAAAATTATAAAATCTCAGAAAAGATTAGAAACTGTCTATAA
- a CDS encoding GPW/gp25 family protein → MLKTEFQNLLEDINQSIDVILFTRKGEKIFEPEFGCGIWELLDRGIEQVPVLIASVYDALNKWEKRIRVDKVKINSFEPNTGQVSIEIYYTMRNNNERGIYRGNLS, encoded by the coding sequence ATGTTAAAAACTGAATTTCAAAACTTATTAGAAGATATAAATCAATCTATCGATGTAATTCTTTTTACGAGAAAAGGTGAAAAGATTTTTGAACCTGAATTTGGATGTGGTATTTGGGAATTATTGGACAGAGGAATTGAGCAAGTTCCTGTTTTGATAGCTTCTGTTTATGATGCTTTAAATAAGTGGGAAAAAAGGATTAGGGTTGATAAAGTAAAGATAAATTCTTTTGAACCCAACACTGGGCAAGTTTCTATTGAGATTTATTACACTATGAGGAACAACAATGAAAGAGGAATTTACAGAGGAAATTTATCTTAA
- a CDS encoding phage tail protein: MFGAYGQIAFEIFGVNPRGIKERLGRRKIKHNVINTYPIIEDTGETARTLEMVINIAQPFSDSPNDDFQELVDLMNQTESETLVIGQEILGNFVIESIEKQAEYKQNGEIVKITANIKFLEVQNVD; this comes from the coding sequence ATGTTTGGAGCTTACGGACAGATAGCTTTTGAAATATTTGGAGTTAATCCAAGAGGTATTAAGGAAAGACTTGGCAGAAGAAAAATTAAGCACAATGTAATAAACACCTATCCAATTATTGAAGATACTGGAGAAACTGCAAGAACACTTGAAATGGTTATAAACATTGCTCAGCCTTTTTCTGACAGTCCCAATGATGATTTTCAAGAACTGGTTGATTTGATGAACCAAACAGAATCAGAAACACTTGTAATAGGACAGGAAATACTTGGAAACTTCGTAATAGAAAGTATAGAAAAACAGGCTGAATATAAACAAAATGGAGAAATAGTTAAAATCACGGCAAACATTAAGTTTTTAGAGGTTCAAAATGTGGACTGA
- a CDS encoding phage tail tape measure protein has product MQGREFLLQLAVGVNDLFSKKVDKIKAKAKDLEGKIQQLDNTLKTIKGLKQLSQDIEKFSKAEVELSKKIKLLENKQKKLNQELKETQRQYQKTGGKSQELAQKIEKLKREIEKNSLELAENKDKLKMISQAKNKAVNDATRLKQQLQKEGIETKNLSKEYDRLQKELQQTAKEYENLEKKLSSSTLETFGAKLKSIATIGGIGAAASFSIKGIIDKATQIDRQARLIIARTELTTKDLQAVKNDLTDIYEITGAMPDQIAEVYTQFRQQSNMSAKELKEATIQALKLQKINPEWDLKEITRSITQMHKAWGISAKEASDLILTAYQKAGDQAGDLLDTFWEYAPLMKEAGLNAKEFTATLIAGAKEGAFNYDKLADTIKESFKARLTDVDMWQNLVGSGTKAGVIDQLLPEDKFKDKSRRIKHLLAQIREGIESNDDKKKKEGYAKLLTELSILYQQDARLARNIMEQIFGTQGTEDISAKILKAMGQASMNADKIVGNYKNATDKAWEETKTFFDKIATAWRKLEATFIKTAGKLAKDLAPVGDLLLKIAENIGSFAEKHPLISKMVLAIIGLIAVLGTLGAAIQVIGMMFTFAFAPFGAILGGITALFSPLVLAIIGVVAAVVILYKNWDSIWNWIKEKFQSAKDFLLSGLQTLKNIFSKGLKLAIDFSPIGLFLKLINMLVQKLFNLDLKKAGQKLIQTFTDGILSFIKKPFEIIDKIKEKAKGILKFFGFGGEEQKADFTKIQNKSSHFTKEIVEKTSAVKEFREIQQKEKSTREIKLEAPISINAPVNITSDKQNPEDIRKVIIQAFKEGSTELKWALEQALKDIQNDSEGYIG; this is encoded by the coding sequence ATGCAAGGTAGAGAATTTTTACTTCAGCTTGCTGTAGGAGTGAATGATTTATTTTCTAAAAAGGTAGATAAGATTAAAGCTAAAGCCAAAGATTTGGAAGGGAAAATACAACAGCTTGATAACACTTTAAAAACTATAAAAGGACTTAAACAACTATCACAGGATATAGAAAAATTTTCAAAAGCAGAGGTTGAGCTTTCAAAGAAGATAAAACTACTTGAAAATAAACAGAAAAAACTAAATCAAGAGCTAAAAGAAACACAAAGGCAGTATCAAAAAACAGGAGGGAAATCCCAAGAACTGGCACAGAAAATAGAAAAGCTAAAAAGAGAAATAGAGAAAAACTCCTTAGAGCTTGCAGAAAATAAAGATAAACTCAAAATGATATCTCAAGCTAAAAACAAAGCAGTTAACGATGCAACCCGCTTAAAACAGCAGCTTCAAAAAGAAGGCATAGAAACAAAAAATCTATCAAAAGAGTATGACAGACTACAGAAAGAACTCCAGCAAACAGCTAAAGAATACGAAAATTTAGAGAAAAAACTTTCATCTTCTACCCTTGAAACCTTTGGAGCAAAGTTAAAAAGCATAGCTACTATAGGAGGAATTGGAGCTGCAGCTTCATTTTCTATCAAAGGAATTATTGACAAAGCTACACAAATAGACAGACAGGCAAGGCTTATTATTGCCAGAACCGAGCTTACAACAAAAGACCTGCAGGCTGTTAAAAATGATTTAACAGACATTTACGAAATAACTGGAGCTATGCCCGACCAGATAGCAGAAGTTTATACCCAGTTTCGTCAGCAGTCTAATATGTCTGCAAAAGAGCTTAAAGAAGCAACTATACAGGCTTTAAAACTACAAAAAATAAATCCAGAATGGGATTTAAAGGAAATAACCCGTTCAATTACACAGATGCATAAAGCTTGGGGTATTTCAGCAAAAGAAGCATCTGACCTTATTTTAACTGCATATCAAAAAGCAGGAGACCAAGCTGGAGATTTACTTGACACATTCTGGGAGTATGCTCCACTTATGAAAGAAGCAGGACTAAACGCAAAAGAATTCACAGCAACGCTTATAGCTGGAGCAAAAGAAGGAGCATTTAACTATGATAAACTTGCAGACACTATAAAAGAAAGTTTCAAAGCAAGATTAACCGATGTTGATATGTGGCAAAATCTGGTTGGTTCTGGAACAAAAGCTGGTGTTATAGACCAGCTTCTGCCAGAAGATAAATTCAAAGACAAATCAAGAAGAATAAAACATCTACTTGCTCAAATTAGAGAAGGTATAGAAAGTAATGATGATAAAAAGAAAAAAGAAGGCTATGCAAAACTCCTAACGGAACTTTCAATTCTTTACCAGCAGGATGCAAGACTTGCCAGAAATATAATGGAACAGATTTTTGGAACACAAGGAACTGAAGATATATCTGCCAAAATACTAAAGGCAATGGGACAGGCTTCTATGAATGCTGACAAAATTGTAGGGAATTATAAAAATGCCACAGATAAAGCCTGGGAAGAAACAAAAACATTCTTTGATAAAATAGCTACTGCATGGAGAAAGCTTGAAGCAACATTTATTAAAACAGCAGGAAAATTAGCAAAAGATTTAGCTCCAGTTGGAGATTTATTACTAAAAATAGCCGAGAATATAGGTAGTTTCGCAGAAAAACATCCTCTAATATCTAAAATGGTTTTGGCAATTATAGGACTAATCGCAGTTTTAGGAACCCTTGGAGCTGCTATTCAGGTTATTGGAATGATGTTTACATTTGCATTTGCTCCTTTTGGGGCAATTCTTGGAGGAATAACAGCTTTATTTTCACCTCTGGTTTTGGCTATTATTGGCGTTGTTGCGGCTGTTGTTATTTTATATAAAAACTGGGATTCTATCTGGAACTGGATAAAAGAAAAATTCCAATCGGCTAAAGATTTTCTGTTATCAGGCTTACAAACCCTAAAAAACATCTTTTCCAAAGGCTTAAAACTTGCAATAGATTTTTCACCGATAGGACTATTTTTAAAACTTATAAATATGCTCGTTCAAAAACTATTCAACCTTGACCTAAAAAAAGCAGGACAAAAACTAATTCAGACCTTTACAGATGGGATTTTATCTTTTATTAAAAAACCATTTGAAATAATAGATAAAATCAAAGAAAAAGCCAAAGGCATTTTAAAATTCTTTGGCTTTGGAGGAGAAGAACAAAAAGCTGACTTCACTAAGATCCAAAATAAGAGTTCCCATTTTACCAAGGAAATAGTGGAAAAGACATCTGCAGTAAAAGAATTCAGAGAAATTCAGCAAAAAGAAAAATCCACAAGAGAAATAAAGTTAGAAGCTCCAATCAGCATTAACGCTCCGGTTAATATCACTTCAGATAAGCAAAATCCAGAAGATATAAGGAAAGTTATCATACAAGCGTTTAAAGAAGGCTCAACAGAACTAAAATGGGCATTAGAGCAGGCTTTAAAGGATATACAGAACGATAGTGAAGGGTATATAGGCTAA
- a CDS encoding phage late control D family protein produces the protein MEIRQPKIKLFINDKDATRDISNFILEIVYTDSIEEKAKDELQITLANHDRRFLKNWAIQTNSKVEASIIYNDKDGSLKEFTIGTFYVGDDFTCKAKGSILTVKATSQALEDLDNFKKIRNEGYENIQLKELVQQIINRCSKKSIVETPDVFIERIDIANQSYEQFLKQLAKKYNCRFFIRSGVVVFSNQLKTQELNLTNYLIDDQIRFKAKKEAVKFVEMLYYKPNSKQVQLYKEEVPGAKEGKTVRIQDIAHNLNEAKQKVKAYIQKIKTDLRAEGTFTIYGQPVNAGDKIIIPEDRYGFLGGVYEAQKVVHSIKKDEGWKTNITIKYIGG, from the coding sequence ATGGAAATTAGACAGCCAAAAATAAAGCTTTTTATAAATGATAAAGATGCCACAAGAGATATATCAAACTTTATACTTGAAATAGTCTATACAGACAGCATTGAAGAAAAAGCAAAAGATGAGCTTCAGATTACACTTGCAAACCACGACAGAAGATTTTTAAAAAATTGGGCAATCCAGACAAATTCAAAAGTAGAGGCTTCTATTATCTATAACGATAAAGATGGCAGTCTAAAAGAGTTCACAATTGGAACATTTTATGTTGGAGATGATTTTACCTGCAAAGCTAAAGGATCTATCCTCACAGTTAAAGCAACTTCCCAGGCTTTAGAAGATTTAGACAATTTCAAAAAAATAAGAAATGAAGGCTATGAGAATATTCAGCTTAAAGAACTTGTCCAGCAAATAATAAACAGATGCAGTAAAAAATCTATAGTTGAAACTCCAGATGTTTTTATAGAAAGAATAGACATAGCAAACCAATCTTACGAACAGTTTTTAAAACAATTAGCGAAAAAATACAACTGCAGATTTTTCATAAGAAGCGGTGTAGTAGTTTTTTCAAATCAACTTAAAACACAAGAGCTTAATTTAACTAACTACCTAATAGATGACCAGATAAGATTTAAAGCAAAAAAAGAAGCAGTCAAATTTGTTGAAATGCTTTATTACAAACCAAACTCAAAACAGGTTCAGCTTTATAAAGAAGAGGTTCCTGGTGCAAAAGAAGGTAAAACAGTAAGAATTCAAGACATAGCTCACAATTTAAATGAAGCTAAACAAAAAGTAAAAGCCTATATCCAGAAGATAAAAACAGACCTACGAGCAGAAGGAACTTTTACCATTTACGGGCAGCCTGTAAATGCAGGGGATAAGATTATTATCCCAGAGGATAGATACGGCTTTTTAGGTGGAGTTTATGAAGCCCAAAAGGTTGTTCATTCAATCAAAAAAGATGAAGGTTGGAAAACAAATATCACAATTAAATATATCGGAGGATAG